Proteins co-encoded in one Rudaeicoccus suwonensis genomic window:
- a CDS encoding GNAT family N-acetyltransferase — MITLIQPTVDLHQQWLASYLEFGDDVAHGYGDLRWSVEKLSSSTGFADFVTTKLSYADPATIMPEGLVHDSLFWVVDDAAPRTILGSLSLRHTLNDFLLREGGHIGYGVRPSARRRGIATAALRLGLVEATSIGLQRVLVTCDTDNVASAKTIERCGGRLEDIRGTSRRYWIELT, encoded by the coding sequence GTGATCACTCTCATCCAGCCGACGGTCGACCTGCACCAGCAATGGCTTGCCAGCTATCTCGAATTCGGTGACGACGTCGCGCACGGCTACGGCGACCTGCGTTGGAGCGTCGAAAAACTTAGCAGTTCAACAGGTTTCGCCGACTTCGTGACCACCAAACTGTCGTATGCCGATCCCGCCACCATCATGCCCGAAGGCCTCGTGCACGACTCGCTCTTCTGGGTCGTGGACGACGCCGCCCCGAGGACGATCCTCGGCTCGCTCAGCCTGCGGCATACGCTCAACGACTTCCTGCTGCGTGAGGGCGGACACATCGGGTATGGCGTTCGGCCCTCCGCACGACGCCGCGGCATTGCGACGGCCGCCTTGCGACTCGGCCTTGTCGAGGCGACATCGATTGGTCTGCAACGCGTTCTGGTCACCTGCGACACAGACAACGTGGCGAGCGCCAAGACGATCGAGAGATGCGGCGGACGCCTCGAGGACATCCGCGGCACCTCTCGTCGCTACTGGATCGAACTCACGTAA
- a CDS encoding orotate phosphoribosyltransferase, translating into MALLIPAGTQILGGLELGGVPIATMLSSITSLPALFVCKEAKTYGTCRLAEGGNVDGRTVTLVEDIVTTGGAVRAATVALRERGAVVTDVVCTIDRSRPDEDPLADLQITTTALFTRADLDAHAARS; encoded by the coding sequence ATGGCGCTGCTGATCCCTGCGGGAACGCAGATCCTCGGCGGCCTTGAGCTGGGCGGCGTGCCGATCGCGACCATGCTCAGCTCCATCACCAGCCTGCCGGCGCTGTTCGTGTGTAAGGAAGCCAAGACCTACGGGACGTGTCGCCTTGCCGAGGGCGGGAACGTCGACGGCCGTACGGTCACACTCGTCGAAGACATCGTGACCACTGGCGGCGCAGTTCGGGCCGCCACTGTCGCGCTGCGCGAGCGAGGCGCCGTGGTGACTGACGTCGTCTGCACCATCGATCGCAGCCGTCCCGATGAGGACCCACTCGCCGACCTGCAGATCACGACGACTGCGCTCTTCACCCGTGCTGATCTCGATGCGCACGCCGCACGTTCGTGA
- a CDS encoding VOC family protein, translating to MAGFHHVEIWVADFSAVRTEWDWLLTEVGFAVQDEWENGASWIAGGAYLVVTASPSLSQPDHDRRRPGVNHVAFKADSAAQLDQLMHDAPLHGWEPLYQERYPHAGGVEHYAGWLENSTGFKVEMVADGP from the coding sequence GTGGCTGGCTTTCATCATGTCGAGATTTGGGTGGCCGACTTCTCGGCGGTGCGAACCGAGTGGGACTGGTTGCTCACGGAGGTCGGATTCGCCGTACAGGACGAATGGGAAAACGGCGCATCCTGGATTGCGGGTGGCGCATATCTCGTGGTGACGGCCTCGCCGAGCCTCTCACAGCCCGACCACGATCGTCGCCGACCTGGCGTCAATCACGTTGCGTTCAAGGCTGATTCGGCCGCCCAGCTGGATCAGCTCATGCACGATGCGCCGCTGCATGGCTGGGAGCCGCTGTATCAGGAGCGCTATCCCCATGCTGGTGGCGTTGAGCACTATGCCGGGTGGTTGGAGAACTCGACCGGTTTCAAGGTCGAGATGGTTGCCGACGGTCCGTAG
- a CDS encoding nitrate/sulfonate/bicarbonate ABC transporter ATP-binding protein, producing MSTTINNRAAIVEVDHISKSFPGKGNVELTVLDDVTFTLHEGEVVALLGKSGSGKSTLLRTIAGLIAPTTGEVRYRGKQLRGANPGVGMVFQSFALMPWLTVQANVELGLRAQGVGEDERRRRALEAIDLIGLDGFESAYPKELSGGMRQRVGFARALVLQPDALLMDEPFSALDVLTAENLRNELMSLWAQPDFPTKAICVVTHNIEEAVLLADRVVVLGANPGHIKAEVPVHLPRPRDRRSPSFDQIVQQLYSLLTGQDGVAATTTAQTGPLTHPLPSVSVGGLAGLVEIVYAHNGQTDLPDLADELSFEVDDLLPLVDAAVMLGFLDVEGAQAFLTDTGREWFTADILRSKEIFAVQARERAPLVRTIVHALENSDNGALRDDFFRDLLRRGFSAEDTERQLDSAIDWGRYGELFDYDADSRELVLGDVAAAAAALLN from the coding sequence ATGAGCACCACGATCAACAACCGAGCCGCCATCGTCGAGGTCGACCACATCAGCAAGTCCTTCCCGGGCAAGGGAAATGTCGAGCTGACGGTGCTGGACGATGTCACGTTCACCCTGCACGAGGGCGAGGTTGTCGCGCTGCTCGGCAAGTCCGGCTCCGGCAAGTCGACGCTGCTGCGCACCATCGCCGGGCTCATCGCGCCGACCACCGGTGAGGTGCGCTATCGCGGCAAGCAACTGCGTGGGGCGAACCCCGGTGTCGGGATGGTCTTCCAGTCGTTCGCGCTGATGCCGTGGCTGACGGTCCAGGCGAACGTCGAGCTGGGTCTGCGGGCGCAGGGCGTCGGTGAGGACGAGCGGCGTCGGCGCGCGCTGGAGGCCATCGACCTCATCGGTCTCGACGGCTTCGAGTCGGCGTACCCCAAGGAACTCTCCGGCGGGATGCGCCAGCGCGTCGGCTTCGCCCGTGCACTCGTGCTACAGCCGGACGCGTTGCTGATGGACGAACCGTTCAGCGCGCTCGACGTGCTGACGGCGGAGAACCTGCGCAACGAGTTGATGTCGCTGTGGGCGCAGCCGGACTTCCCGACGAAGGCGATCTGCGTGGTCACCCACAACATCGAGGAGGCGGTGCTGCTGGCCGACCGTGTCGTGGTGCTCGGCGCCAACCCGGGACACATCAAGGCAGAGGTGCCGGTGCACCTGCCGCGACCGCGCGACCGTCGCAGCCCGAGCTTCGACCAGATCGTGCAGCAGCTGTACTCACTGCTGACCGGTCAGGACGGTGTCGCCGCGACCACGACCGCCCAGACCGGGCCGCTCACGCACCCGCTGCCGTCGGTGTCGGTCGGTGGGCTGGCGGGTCTCGTCGAGATCGTCTACGCGCACAACGGGCAGACCGACCTGCCCGATCTCGCAGACGAGCTGTCCTTCGAAGTCGACGATCTGCTGCCGCTGGTCGACGCCGCGGTGATGCTCGGCTTCCTGGATGTCGAGGGAGCCCAGGCGTTCCTCACCGACACCGGCCGCGAGTGGTTCACCGCGGACATCCTGCGCAGCAAGGAGATTTTCGCCGTGCAGGCGCGGGAGCGCGCGCCGCTGGTGCGCACGATCGTCCATGCACTCGAGAACAGTGACAACGGTGCGCTGCGGGACGACTTCTTCCGCGATCTGCTGCGCCGCGGCTTCTCGGCCGAGGACACCGAGCGCCAGCTGGACTCGGCGATCGACTGGGGCCGGTACGGCGAGCTGTTCGACTACGACGCCGACAGTCGCGAACTCGTCCTCGGTGACGTGGCCGCGGCTGCGGCAGCGTTGCTCAACTGA